The Paenibacillus sp. FSL H7-0357 nucleotide sequence AAGGCGTTTTTGGTGCGATCGAAGCAGCTTCTCAATTTACATCCCTTGCAGCCTGTTCGTAGAATCCTCATAATGCCCTGCCAGCCTTAACTTGAAAGTGGTTCTAACGCTTGGCGACAAAGCCTCCACCTGTAAAATGGCCGTGAGCAGCTCTTTATTCCGTATATCCTTATACATAACATCATTGACCCTTGCAATGGAGATTTGAGAGGGATGAGTTTTGGAGCAAACGAATTGGCTCTCCATGCTAACCCAACCTTCCTGCAGAACACGCATGAGAAAACCGGTTCTCCCCAGATTTTGAAAAAGGAGCGGCAGTTGAGGGTTGCCAAACTTTTTAGCCAGCTTATGACATGGGGGGCGGGGCTGGGTAACCTCAAGCAACGCCTCCCCCCACATAAAAATATCGCCGATATGTACTTCCGATTCCCTCAT carries:
- a CDS encoding MOSC domain-containing protein gives rise to the protein MQICSVNIGKAGWIECEGKRVLSAITKKPTKDQVFLSVLGLQGDEQANKIRHGGLDKAVCAYPEEYYDDWEQELCMELPFGSFGENLTVRGMRESEVHIGDIFMWGEALLEVTQPRPPCHKLAKKFGNPQLPLLFQNLGRTGFLMRVLQEGWVSMESQFVCSKTHPSQISIARVNDVMYKDIRNKELLTAILQVEALSPSVRTTFKLRLAGHYEDSTNRLQGM